A genomic segment from Glycine soja cultivar W05 chromosome 20, ASM419377v2, whole genome shotgun sequence encodes:
- the LOC114402173 gene encoding uncharacterized protein LOC114402173, whose protein sequence is MRKHLRISQVDVFLHCNKDFRFPKLSLAPSVMLLLDPVVFSAPKMFQAHTFSMVSEAIGSGLSAEILAPDMNCDLTALQKLLSLTLCTCLVCKLKCSYNSYLLERDQLTFKAYIQQGTRNKLNQVLSKSDNSWDSYQCKMSSKTKADLLADYIAFMKDRQYIFVDSCRDATTLILDCIIHQAFSQDAIGDAVYHIKENTSAQDIHLLASILKLMSASLLQTIKYLSNSGDSDCLKTMRSASVCEKYDFLISIIDHFQQFKFCLPIQTLLYDALKTQQSNYKVSKSMLVHFIGFLSLSFSNGFDLICLLRGVYSYLWQTVSFTSYNLEDATAKTCNGEMFLNCILEDPKKLSDYDDLADFLECKTGKNYSKWLNGREVYTNRRYQKKIDLRKKKKETFWNSSKYKKIGKSLKR, encoded by the exons ATGAGAAAGCATTTGAGGATTTCACAAGTGGATGTTTTTTTACATTGTAACAAGGATTTTAGATTTCCTAAACTTAGCCTTGCGCCCTCCGTGATGTTACTGCTTGACCCTGTTGTGTTTTCTGCACCAAAGATGTTCCAGGCACACACATTTTCAATGGTTTCTGAAGCCATTGGTTCTGGCTTATCTGCAGAGATTTTAGCTCCAGATATGAATTGCGACCTAACAGCACTTCAAAAACTATTATCTTTGACTCTATGCACGTGTCTAGTTTGCAAA TTGAAATGTTCCTATAATTCATACCTGCTTGAGAGAGATCAGCTAACTTTTAAAGCTTATATACAGCAAGGCACAAGGAACAAATTAAATCAAGTCTTATCAAAATCAGATAATTCATGGGACTCCTATCAATGCAAAATGTCTTCCAAAACAAAAGCTGACCTTTTGGCTGACTACATTGCATTTATGAAAGATAGACAGTACATATTTGTTGATTCATGCAGGGACGCGACTACCTTAATCTTAGATTGTATTATCCATCAAGCTTTCTCTCAGGATGCCATTGGAGATGCAGTATACCATATAAAGGAAAATACTAGTGCCCAAGACATACACCTTCTTGCATCCATATTGAAGTTGATGAGTGCTTCATTGCTGCAGACAATTAAGTATCTAAGCAATAGTGGTGATTCAG ATTGTTTAAAAACCATGAGAAGTGCCTCTGTGTGCGAGAAATATGATTTCTTGATCAGCATCATTGACCATTTTCAACAATTTAAGTTCTGTTTACCAATTCAAACTTTATTGTATGATGCGCTGAAAACTCAGCAATCAAATTACAAAGTCTCCAAATCAATGCTTGTGCACTTTATAGGCTTCCTATCTTTAAGTTTTAGCAatggatttgatttgatttgcttGCTAAGGGGTGTATACTCGTACTTATGGCA AACGGTTTCCTTCACCTCCTATAACTTAGAGGATGCAACAGCGAAAACCTGCAATGGGGAAATGTTCCTTAATTGCATATTAGAAGACCCCAAAAAGCTATCTGATTATGATGATCTTGCAGATTTCCTTGAGTGTAAGACGGGGAAAAATTATTCCAAGTGGTTGAATGGCCGAGAAGTATATACAAACCGGAGGTATcagaaaaaaatagatttaaggaaaaagaagaaggaaacatTCTGGAATTCTtccaagtataaaaaaattggcaAGTCTTTGAAGCGATAG